The window AGGTGCCGGCCGGCACGTCGATGACGTCGCCCGGCTTGGCGTCCAGCAGCTTGTTGCGCAGTTCGGCGGCGAAGCCGGCCTCGGCTTCGGCCTTGCCGGCCGGCGCGGCGTCTCCGCCCTGCTTGCCGCAGCCCGACAGCGACAACGCGAATCCGATGGCCAATGCGACGCAGGTACGCTTCATGTCTTGTTCTCCTCCCCGGATGCCGAAGTGTGGGCACGCGGGCCCGCGCATGCCTAGGGGACATTCGCCCTAGAATGGGGGCGAAACGGACAGAACGCGCCCATGCCCCATCGTCATTCCGGCCTCGACGCCCGGCTACCGGGCAGCAATCACTTCCACGGCAACATCATCGCCGCGCTGCTCGCCCGCGCGGTCGAGCTGGACGTGTGCAGCGCGCCGTGGTTCGACGGCCTGCGGATCGGCCCGGCCGACTTCGACGCGCCGGACCCGCCCTGCCTGTCCTATCGCGAGGTCTGCGGCATCCTGCGCCGCGCGCTGGCCTCGCTGCCCGGCGAGGGCCACGGGCTGGAGCTGGGCGGCCGGCAGTCGCTGTCGAACTTCGGCGTGCTGGGCCTGGCGATGCTGGCCGCGCCCACCTTCCGCGAGGCGCTGCACACCGGCATCCGCTACGCGCCGATCTCCGGGGCGATGCTCGACCTGGCCCTGGCCGACGACCCGGCCGGCATCGCGGTGACGATGCGGATGTACCGGCCCGACCCGCAGCTGGAGGTGTATCTCTGCGAGGAGCTGGTCTCCAGTTGCCTGAACCTGTGCCGCTCGGTGCTCGGCGAAGCGTTCCGCCCCGAACGAGTCGAACTGGCCTATCCGCCCCCGCCCTACGCGGAGCGCTACGCCCCGCTGCTGCGCGCCGAGGTCCGCTTCGGCTGCGCCGACAGCCGCATCGTGGTCGCCCGCCGCTGGCTGGACCTGCCGATGCCGGCCGCCAATCCCAACACCGCGCGCCAGCTGGCCGAACTGTGCCGCGCGCAGATGCCGCCCGGCCAGCCGGCCGGCGGCATCTGCGCGATGGTCGAACAGCGGCTGGCGCTGCAACCGGCCAAGGCGCCGCGGCTGGCCGAACTGGCCGCCGAACTGCACATGACCGAGCGCACCCTGCGCCGGCAGTTGCAGGCGGAAGGCGCCAGCTACCGCGCGCTGCTGGACCGCGTGCGCGAACGCGCCGCGCGCCGGCTGCTGCGCGAGCGCGCGCTGCCGCTCGCCCAGGTGGCGGCGGCGGTGGGCTTTTCCGACCCGCGCGACTTCCGCCGCGCGTTCAAGCGCTGGACCGGCCGCCTGCCGGGCGCGCTGCGCCGCGGCGAGGCGACCGACGACGATCAGCCCAGCACCATCACCGCATCGACCTCGAACGCCGCGCCCTTGGGCAGCGCCGACACCTCGATGGTGGAACGCGCCGGATAGGGCTGCGCGAAGTACTCGCCCATCACCGCGTTGACCGCGCCGAACTGCGACAGGTCGGTGAGGTAGAGGCCCACGCGGACGATGTCGTCCATCGTGCCGCCGGCAGCGAAGCACACCGCCTTCAGGTTCTCGAACGCGCGGCGCGCCTGCGCGGCGACGTCGCCCGCGCCGACCAGGTCGCCGGTGGCGGGATCGAGCGGGATCTGGCCGCTGAAGAACACCGTATTGCCGGCGCGGGTAGCCTGCGAGTACGGGCCGATGGCGGCGGGAGCGGAATCGGTATGGATGGCGGTGCGGGGCATGGGGGATTTCCTCGGGGAATTGGCAACCATCCCATTGTAGGCCGTGGCATTGCTCCGTCGCCGCAGGCCCGCCGTTACCGAACACGTGGCGCAGCGGTCTTCCCCCGGAAACCATTCTTTGACGCGGATCAACGCGGATGAGCGCGGATTCTTTTGCTTTATCGGCATTTGATCCGCGTCGATCCGCGTCCGAATTGCTTCGCGCCGGATGTCCCATGCGGACAGGTCGTTCCGCCTACGTGCGCTGCACGTCCTGCACCACGTGCAGCCGGCGCACGCCGCGGATCACTTCGGCCAGGTGGCGGCCGTCGGTCACGTCGATGCCGAAGCGCAGCACCGCGATGTTGCTGTCGCGCTCCAGGTATTCGACGCGGTCGATGTTGGAATCCGCATTGGCAATGGCCGCCGCCACCTGCGCCAGCACGCCCGGCCGATTCTCCACCTCGATGCGGATCGCCGAACTGAAATCGCCGGACACCTCGCGATCCCAGCCGATCGCCACCCAGCGCTCCGGCGACTTGCGGTACTCGGCCACGTTCGGGCATTCCAGCCGATGCACCACGATCCCCTTGCCGGCGCTGTGGTAGCCCATGATCTCGTCGCGCGGAATCGGCAGGCAACACTGCGCGAAGCTGATGACGCCGCGCTCGTTGCCGGTGATGAGGATGCGCTCCTGCGGCGCAGGTGCGCCCGGTCGCTGCGCACCACCCGCGCTCTGCTGCTGCGCCAAGGCCAGCGCCACCTGCGAGGGCATGCGGTTGCCAAGCGCGATATCGGCCAGCATCGCCTCCAGCCGCGTGTAGCGGTTGTCGGCCAGGTACGCCTCCAGCCGCTCCATCGGGATGCGGTCCAAGGCGGTGCCCTGCGCGCCCAGCGCGCGGTCCAGCATGTAGTGGCCCAGCTGCACCGCGTCCTCGTGCTCCAGTTGCTTGAGCTGCTGGCGGATCGCGGTGCGCGCCTTGCTGGTGGCGACGAACTCCAGCCACTGCGTGGTCGGCGCCGCCGACTTCGCGGTGATGATCTCCACCGACTGCCCGCTGGCCAGCTTGGTGCGCAGCGGCGCCAGCCGCTTGTCCACGCGCGCGGTGACCGCGTGGTTGCCGACGTCGGTATGCACCGCGTAGGCGAAATCCAGCGCGGTGGAATTGCGCGGCAGCGAGAGGATGTCGCCCTTGGGCGTGAACAGGTAGACCTCGTCCGGGAACAGGTCGACCTTGACGTTCTCCAGGAATTCCAGCGACGAACCGGTGCCGCGCTGGGTCTCCACCAGATTGGCGATCCACGCCGCCGCGCGGCTCTGCGCGCTGTTGCCGCCGCCGTCCACGCCGATCTTGTAGGCCCAGTGCGCGGCCACGCCGCGCTCGGCGATCAGGTCCATCTCGCGGGTGCGGATCTGCACCTCGATCGGCGAGCCGTACGGCCCGAACAGCACCGTGTGCAGCGACTGGTAGCCGTTGGCCTTGGGGATCGCGATGAAGTCGCGGAAGCGCCCGTCCAGCGGCTTGTACACCGCGTGCACCACGCCCAGCGCGTGGTAGCAGTCGGCCACCGTGTCCACCACCACGCGGAAGCCGAACACGTCCATGACCTGATCGAAGCTGCGGCGCTGCCCGCGCATCTTGGTGTAGACGCTCCACGGCGTCTTCACCCGCCCGACCAGCCGGTGTTCGAGCTTTTCCAATGCCAGCCGCTGCGCCAGCCGCGCCTCGATCTGCCCCAGCGCCTCGCGCCGCACCAGCGGCTGGCTGCGGATGCGCTTGTCGATCACCGCGTGCCGCCACGGATGCAGCGCCTTGAAGCCGAGATCCTGCAACTCGGCCTTGATCAGGTTCATGCCCAGCCGCTGCGCGATCGGCGCGTAGATCTCCAGCGTCTCGACGGCGATGCGGCGGCGCGCCTCGGCCGACTGCGCGCCCAGCGTGCGCATGTTGTGCAGGCGGTCGGCCAGCTTGATCAGGATGACGCGCAGGTCGCGCGACATCGCCAGCAGCATCTTGCGGAAGCTCTCCGCCGCCGCTTCCTGGCGGTCGGCGAAGCGCAGCTTGTCCAGCTTGGTGACGCCGTCGACCAGCTCGGCCACCGTCTCGCCGAACTGCGCGGCGACATCGGCGCGGGTCAGCGGGGTGTCCTCGATGGTGTCGTGCAGGATCGCCGCGACCAGCGTCTCCACGTCCAGCCCCAGCTCGGCCAGCACCTGCGCCACCGCCACAGGATGAGTGATGTAGGGCTCGCCGGACTTGCGCGTCTGCCCCTCATGCGCCGCCGCGCCGGCGATCCACGCGCGCCGCAGCTGCGCGCGCTGGGCTTCGTCGAGGTAATACCCCGCGCGCTCCAGCGACCGCACGTAGTCCGGCACCGCCGCGTCGGGCACGGTGTCGGTCAGGGCAAGCGCGGGATCGCCGGGCGTCATGCGTCGAGACTAACCTCGCAACGTCATGCCGGCAAACGGTTTCAGCAATGGACGCCGCAAAAGAAAACGGCCCCGCAGGGCCGTTTTCGTGGACGCGGTCGCAGGCCTGCGATCAGTCGTCGCCCTTCATGTCGTCGTCGGCGGCCACCACTTCGGCGGCGGCCCATTCCAGCGCCTCGCGCTCCTTGCGCTCGCGCTCGGCCTTCTCCACCGCGTCGATGAAGTCGGTGTCGATGGCGCGCGCGGCGATCTCGCGCAGGGCCAGCACGGTGGGCTTGTCGTTGGCTTCGCTGTTGTCCAGCTTCGGCTCCACGCCGCCGGCCAGCTGGCGCGCGCGCTTGGAGGCCATCATCACGAGTTCGAAGCGGTTGTCGACCACCTGCAGGCAGTCTTCGACGGTAATACGGGCCATGTCTGTCCTGCGGCGATGGGCCGCGCAAGGGTTCGAAAGAACCGGGGAGTGTAGCCGTGCGCGACCGGAATCGCAAGTCGCGCTCTTGAAAATCAATCACATAGGGCGATTTCGACCGGCCACGGCGGCCCCGCGGGACGGCTCGCGGCCCGCTACGGATCGACCAGCAGCGAGGTGATCAGCCGCGCGTGCCGCGCCACCTGGGCGTCCTTGCGCAGCCGGCTGGCGGTGAAGATGCTGCACATCTCGGCCACGGCGACGTCGAACACCTCGTTGACGATCACGTAGTCGAACTCGCCGTAATGGCTCATTTCCTCGCGCGCGGCGGCCAGCCGGCGCTGGATGACCTCCTCGCTGTCCTGCCCGCGCTTGCGCATGCGCTCTTCCAGCGCGGCGCGCGAGGGCGGCAGGATGAACACGCTGACGGCATCCGGCACCTTGGCCCGCACCTGCCGCGCGCCCTGCCAGTCGATCTCCAGCAGCACGTCGTGACCGGCCGCCAGCAGCGGCTCCACCGACTGCCGGGCGGTGCCCTTCCAGTCGCCGTGGACCTCGGCGTACTCGAAGAAATCACCGGCGCGGATCATGCCCTTGAACTCCTCGGCGGTGACGAAGTTGTAGTGCTCGGCATGGCGCTCGCCCGGACGCGGCCCGCGCGAGGTGAACGAGATCGACAGGCGGATGTTGGTGTCGCGCGCCAGCACCGCGTTGACGATGCTGGATTTCCCGGCGCCCGAGGGCGCGGCGACGATGTAGAGGGTTCCGCGCATGGGCTCAGCTGCCTTTCACTCGATGTTCTGGATCTGCTCGCGGATCTGGTCGATCAGCACCTTCAGCTCCACCGCCGCGTTGCTGGTGCGCGCGTCGACCGACTTGCTGCCCAGCGTGTTCGCCTCGCGATTGAATTCCTGCAGCAGGAAGTCGAGGCGGCGGCCGACCGGCTCCTTGCCGCCCTTGAGGATGCGGCGCAGTTCCACCAGATGGCTGTCGAGGCGATCCAGCTCTTCATCGACATCGAGCTTCTGCAGCCAGATCACCAGCTCCTGTTCCAGCCTCCCTGGATCGGCAGGCTGGGCCAGGTCGGCCAGCCGTGCTTCCAGTTTCTGGCGCTGGCCGGCGCGGATCAGCGGCACCAGCGTGCGCACTTCGCCGGCGATCTTCGCGATGGCGTCGGCGCGCTCGGCGATCACCGCCGCCAGCTTGCCGCCCTCGCGTTCGCGCGCGGCGGTGAAGTCGTCCAGCACGGCGTCGAGCAGGGCCAGGGCTTCGCGCTGCATCGCTTCGGGGTCGGCGTCGCGCCCGCGCAGCACGCCGGGGTACTGCAACAGTTCGGTCAGGCTGGTGCGCAGGCCGGGGAACTTCGAGGTCAAGTCGAGGTTGAGCCGCGCCAGGTCCGCGACCATCGCGTCGTCGAGATGCAGGCCGGCATCGGACTCCGGCGCGCGCAGGCGGATGACCAGATCCAGCTTGCCGCGCGAGACCCGCGCGGCGACGCGTTCGCGCAGCGGCGATTCGAACGCGCGCAGCTCCTCCGGCAGGCGCAGGCCCAGCTCCAGGAAGCGATGGTTCACCGCGCGCAACTCGCCGGAGAGGACGCCCCATTCGGTGGCGCGCTCGCCGGCGGCGAAGGCGGTCATGCTGCGGATCATGCGGAATCCAGGGCCGTCGGGATGCGAATGTTAATCTAGCACCCCGTCGATTTCCGGCTTCCCCCGCATGTCCTTTTCCCGTCCCAGCGGCCGCGCCGCGGACCAGTTGCGCGCCGTCTCCATCCAGCGCGGCTTCACCCGCCACGCCGAAGGTTCGGTATTGGTGAGCTTCGGCGATACCCGCGTGCTGTGCACCGCCAGCGTGGAGAACAAGGTGCCGCCTTTCCTGCGCGGCAAGGGCGAGGGCTGGGTGACCGCCGAATACGGCATGCTGCCGCGCGCCACCCACACCCGCAGCGACCGCGAGGCCGCGCGTGGCAGGCAGGGCGGGCGCACGCTGGAGATCCAGCGCCTGATCGGCCGCAGCCTGCGCGCCTGCGTGGACCGCGCGCTGCTGGGCGAGCGCACCATCACGCTGGACTGCGACGTGCTGCAGGCCGACGGCGGCACCCGCACCGCCGCCATCACCGGCGCCTTTGTTGCGCTGGCGGACGCGGTGCAGGGCTTGATCGACCGGCGCGAACTCAAGCTGCCGGCGAGCGGGCGCACGCCGCTGGTTGGCGCGGTGTCGGCGATTTCGGTGGGCATCTACAAAGGCGTGCCGGTGCTCGACCTCGACTACGCCGAGGACAGCGCCTGCGACACCGACATGAACGTGGTGATGAACGACGGCGGCGGCTTCATCGAACTGCAGGGCACCGCCGAGGGCCACGCCTTCCGCCGCGACGAACTCGACGCGCTGCTGGCGCTGGCGGAACGGGGCTGTGCCGAGCTGTTCGCCGCGCAGCGGGCCGCGCTGGCCTCGTGAAACTGAACGCGTTTTGACGCGGATCAGAGCCAATGAACGCGGATGAACCCGAAGCCGATCGAAATTGATCCGCGCTCATCCGCGTTGATCCGCGTCCAACGGGCTCTTATGCCCACGACGCATCACACGACGAAAGGTCATCGCATGAAGCTGGTACTCGCCTCGTCCAACACCGGCAAGCTGGCCGAACTGCGCGAGCTGCTGGGCAGCGATTTCGGGCTGCACGCGCAGTCCGAATTCGGCGTGGCCGACGCCGAGGAAACCGGACTCTCGTTCATCGAGAACGCCATCCTCAAGGCCCGCCACGCCGCGCGCGCCACCGGCCTGCCCGCCCTGGGCGACGATTCCGGCCTGTGCGTCGATGCGCTGCACGGCGCACCCGGGCTGTATTCGGCGCGCTACGCCGGCAGGCATGGCGACAGCGAGGCAAACATCGACAAGCTTCTGCACGAGCTCGACAGCGTGCCCGACGACGCACGCGACGCACGCTTCGTCTGCGTGCTGGCGCTGGTGCGGCACGCCGACGATCCGATGCCGCTGGTCGCCGAAGGCACGTGGGAAGGCCGCATCCTGCGCGAGCGCCGCGGCGGCAACGGCTTCGGCTACGATCCGGTGTTCTTCTCGCCCGCGCACGGCTGCGGCGCGGCGGAGCTGCCGGCCGACGTGAAGAACCGCGACAGCCATCGCGGCGTCGCGCTGGCGAAGCTGCGGGACGGATTGCGGCAACCCTGAATTCCGAAACTCCCGCGCAAGCGCGACTCCGGAGTCCCCGGCACTCCCGCACGGGATCTCCCCAAAAAGCGCAAGCTGGATGCGCGGAGACAAGCTCTGCGAAACGATGCCCGCCTGCGCGGGAATGACGGGCAAAAAACGAACCTCCATGCTCACGACTCCACCGCTCTCGCTCTACGTCCACCTGCCGTGGTGCGTGCGCAAATGCCCGTACTGCGACTTCAACTCGCACGAGCGCAAGGGCGAGCTGCCGTTCGACGCCTACGTCGACGCGCTGATCCGCGACCTCGATTTCGACCTGCCGCTGGCCTGGGGCCGCGTCGTCCACAGCGTGTTCTTCGGCGGCGGCACGCCCTCGCTGTTCCCGTCCGAGGCGATCGACCGCTTCCTGCAGCAAGCCGCGGCGCGGCTGCGCTTCGCGCCCGACGTCGAGATCACCCTGGAAACCAATCCCGGCACGGTGGAGCACGGCCCGTTCGCCGGTTACCGCGCGGCCGGCGTGAACCGGCTCAGCTTCGGCGTGCAGAGCTTCGACGACGGCTGCCTGCAGCGGCTGGGCCGCATCCATTCCAGCGGCGATGCCGTGCGCGCGGTGAAGGCGGCGCAGGACGCCGGCTTCGACAATTTCAACCTCGACCTGATGTACGCGCTGCCGGAGCAGACGCTGGCGATGGCGCTGGACGACGTCGAACGCGCGCTCGCGCTGCATCCCACCCACGTCAGCCATTACCAGCTCACGCTGGAGCCGAACACGCGCTTCGCCGCGCGCCCGCCGCAGGGCATTCCCGACGAGGACGGCGCCTGGGACATGCAGGAGGCCTGCCAGGCGCGGCTGGCCGAGGCCGGTTTCGCCCAGTACGAGATCAGCGCCTACGCGCGCGACGGCCGGCAGTGCGCGCACAACCTGAACTACTGGCGCTTCGGCGATTACCTCGGCATCGGCGCGGGCGCGCACGGCAAGCTGACCCTGGGCGCCGCGCAGCAAGTGCTGCGGCGCTGGAAGATCCGGCATCCCACCCTGTATCTCGAAAAGGCCGGCAGCGAGGCGGCGATCGGCGGCGACGAAACGCTGACCGACGCGCGGCTGCCGTTCGACTTCATGCTCAACGCGCTGCGCCTGAACGAAGGCGTGCCGATGGCGATGTTCGAGGCGCGCACCGGACTGCCGCGCGCGGCCATCGCCGACCGGCTCGCCGTCGCCCATGAACGCGGCTGGCTCGAACCCGACGCCGGCTGGCTGCGCCCCACCGAACTGGGCCGGCGCTTCGCCAACGACGTGATTGGCCTGTTCCTGGACTGACTCGCGTGCATTGAGGCGACGGCGCTTCGCGCATACCATGCGGGGACTCGTCAAGCGCCCAGGGGGGAGCAGACCGGACGTGCCCGCATCCACTTTCCCGACATCGCAGACGACCACGCTCGCGGAAGCCGCGCTGCCGCGGCGCGCGCGCCACGCGCTGGAACGCCTGCTGGTGGACGTGCGCGCCGAAATGGGCCAGCAGCTTCCGCAGCTCCTGCAGGACGCCGAACTCGCGCTGGCCCGCACCGCCCCCGGCAACGACCCCAAGCTGGAGGCCGCGCGCTTTTCCTCGATGCGCAGCCTCGGCGGCGGCGCGGCCGCGGTCACCCGCCGCTTCATGGCGCAGATCGAAGGCTCGCTGGCCCATCTGCAGGCCGCGCGCCGCAAGCACGCCGACCCCAGCGACATGCCGCCGGTGCTGACGCTCAGCCTGCTCGACGAGGAAGCAGTAAGCGACCAGTCGGTGCTGGAGAACATGGCCAACCGGATCGAGGCGCGCAACAGCCTGGGCTTGCAGCTTTTGGGCCAGCGCTTCGGCGTGCTGGCCGGCGCGCCCGCCTTCGACGGCGAAAGCCTGCCGCTGGGCCCGTATGCCCTGTGCAACGCGCTGGCCGACGCCATCGAAGCGCTGGAGCTGTCGCGCTACGCGCGGATGCAGCTGTTCCAGCAGTTCGAGAAGGCGATGACCGCGTTCTACCCGGCGATGGTGGACGCGCTCAACGCGCGGCTGGCGCAGGACGGCATCCTGCCGCACCTGAGCTTCGTGCCGGTGCGGGTGCGCCCCGGCTCGGTCGCGCCGGCCGCGGCGCGGGCGGCGAAAGAAGCCGAAGATCAGCAGGCGCAGGGCGGCCACGGCAGCGCAGGCGCGCCTGGCGGCGCTCCCCAACCCGGTGGTGGCGGTGGCGGCGGCCATGCCGGCTCGGGCCATGCCGCCGGCATGACGGGCGGTCGCGGCATGCAGGCGCCCACCGGCGCCGAATCCTCCAACCGCGGCTGGGCGCCCGGCTCGCCGCAGCAACCCGCGCCGGCGAAACCGGCCAATGCCGGCTTCGCCCTGCTTCAGAACCTGCTGAAACGCCGCCGCGTATTGCTGGCCAAGCTGCGTCCCGGCGGCAACGACGAGCGCGTGCGCGAGCCGCTGCGCCGCGACGAGGTGCTGGACGCGCTGCAGCGCATGCGCAACACCGCCACCAAGGCGGACACCCTGGCCGACTACCGGCAGATCCTGCTGGCGCAGGCGCGGCAAATGCACGGCCACGGCGTCACCCTGGCCGACGCCGACAGCGACAGCTTCGACCTGCTCGCCCTGTTCACCGCCCAGCTGCATCGCGACCTGCGCAAGGCCAGCCCCGGCGAGGCGCTGGTGGAGCGCCTGCGCCTGCCGCTGGCGCAGCTGGCGCTGCGCGACCACCGCTTCTTCACCGACGCCGCGCATCCGGCGCGCCAGATCCTCAGCGCCGTGTCCGTGGCCGGCGCGCACTGGCTGGCCGACGACGACATGGACAGCCAGTGGCTGGGCCTGCTGCAGCGCGCCGTCTCCTCGGTGCAGCAGGACAGCGACGGCGCGTTCGACACCTTCGTCGAAGCCAACCAGACCCTGCAATCCGGCCTGCAGGCGCTAGCCCGCAAGGCGGAGATGACCGAACGCCGGCAGGTGGAAGCCGCGCGCGGGCGCGAAAAGCTGGCGCTGGCGCGGCAGCGCGCCCACGCCGAGATCGAGCGCCTGCTGCACGGCCGCGACCTGCCGCGCTTCCATTCGATCCTGATGGAGCAGGCCTGGGCCGACGTGCTGTCGCTGGTCCACCTGCGCAGCGGCGAGCATTCCGCCGACTGGCAGCAGTTGCTGGACGTCACCGCGCGGATCATCGACGCCAGCACCGCCGACGCGCCACAGGAGGCCGATCCGGAGTTCGTCGCGCAGGTGCGCGGTGCGCTGGAGCAGGTCGGCTACCACGCCGAGGACGCCAACGCGATCGCCCGCCAGCTGGCCCACGGCCGCAGCGAGACCGACGATCTGGCCTCGCGCACCGAGCTGCTGGTGCAGCTGCGCGCGCGCGCGCGGCTGGGCGAAGGCAACGCCGCCACCGCGCCGGCCGCCGAGGCATCGGCCGCGCACGGGCCGGAAGAACGGGCCGCCCGCGAGCAGCTGCGCGCGCTGCAGCGCCCGGTCTGGATCGAACTCGAGGACGACGACCAATCGCTGCGCCGCCGCCTGGCCTGGGTCAGCGCGAATTCGGGGCAGGCGCTGGTGGTCAACCGGCGCGGGCTGCGCGTCGGCAACGACGACCTGGAAGCGCTGGCGCGCAAGCTCGCCGCCGGCCGCATGCGCCTGCTGGACGGCGATCCCACGCCGGCCGAAGCCGCCTGGGACGCGACCATGAACAGCCTGCAGCGAATCGCGATGAGCGAAGGTCCGCTGGACGGGGAGCCCGGCTATGGGGATTGAATCGCGCCGCCAGCCGCGCCGGCCGGTGCCGGGCATGGTGGAGGTGTACGACACCATCATCGAGGAACCGGTGGGCTACCTCGGCAACCTGTCGATCGGCGGCATGCTGCTGATCGCCAACCGCAGCCTGCCGGATGACGCGCTGTTCCAGTTCCGCTTCAACCTGCCGGACGACCTCGACGCGTCGCAGCCGCTGGAAGTCGGCGCGCACGTGCTGTGGCAGGACAAGGCCGGCGCGCCGGGGCAGTCGTGGATCGGCATGCGCTTCCTCGGCCTGTCGCCGGAAGCCGCGCACCGCCTGCGGGTGTGGACGGCCCAGCCGGAAGGCTGAAGCCTGCGGCGCGGCGGGCGATGCGCGACAATCGCATTCCCCACGCCGCGATCCGCACGCCATGTCCCACGCCACGCTTTCGTCCCTGTACCCGCAGCATCTCGACGTCCTGCAGGCGCGCGCCGCCGAAGCATTGCGCCGCGGCGGCTTCGACCATCTCGTCGTGCCCAGCGGCACCCTGCACTACCAGGCGTTCGACGACCGCGACTATCCCTACGCGGTGAACCCGCAGTTCAAGGCCTGGCTGCCGCTGACGCAGACGCCGGGCAGCTGGCTGGTGGTCACGCCGGGCTCGAAGCCGAAGCTGGTGTTCCTGCAGCCGCACGACTACTGGCACGTGGTGCCGGCCGCGCCCAGCGGCTACTGGGTGGATCAGTTCGAAATCGTCGTCATCCGCACGCCGGAAGAAGCCGCGCAGCACCTGCCGGACGCCGCCCGCAGCGCCATCCTCGGCGAGCCGCAGAGCGCGATCGAAGGCTACGCGCCGAACAACCCGCAGCCGGTGATCGCCTACTTGGAATACCATCGCGCGTTCAAGACGGCGTACGAGATCGAGATGATGCGGCAGGCCAGCCGGATCGGCGCGCGCGCCCACCGCGCCGCCGAGCGCGCGTTCCGCGCCGGCTCCAGCGAATTCGGCATCCACCTCGCCTATTGCCAGGCCGCCGGCCAGGACGCCAACGACCTGCCCTACGGCAACATCGTCGCCCTCAACGAACACGGCGCGGTGCTGCACTACACCCACCGCGACCGCCTGCCGCCGAAGCCGGTGCGCAGCTTCCTGATCGACGCCGGCGCCAGCTTCGGCGGCTATGCCTGCGACATCACCCGCACCTATTCCGCGGCCGACGACGAGTTCGCGGCGATGATCCGCGCCGTCGACGCCGCGCAGTTGCAGCTGTGCGACATGGTCCGCGCCGGCACCGACTACGCGCGCATCCACCTGCAGGCGCACCTGCTGCTGGCCGGCGTGCTGCGCGACTTCGGCGTCCTCAAGATCTCGCCAGAAGACGCGCTGGCCAGCGGCGTGAGCAGCGCGTTCTTCCCGCACGGCGTCGGCCACGGCATCGGACTGCAGGTGCACGACGTGGCCGGCTTCGCCGAATCCGACACGGGCGGCACGCTGCCCAAGCCCGACGGCCATCCCTATCTGCGCCTGACCCGCACGCTGGCGCCGGGCATGGTGGTGACCATCGAACCCGGCATCTACTTCATCGACATGCTGCTGGACGAACTCAAGGCCAAGGGCCTGGGCGACGCGGTGGACTGGGCGCGCGTGGAGGCGTTCAAGCCCTACGGCGGCATCCGCATCGAGGACGACGTGGTCTGCACCGACGGCGAACCGCTCAACCTGACCCGCGAGGCGTTCGCCGCCGACGCCTGACGCATGTCGCCCGCCCATCTGCTGCTCGCCCTGGCCGTCGTCATCGTCTGGGGCACCAACTTCGTGGTGATCAAGCTGGGGCTGGCGGAATTCCCGCCGCTGCTGTTCGCCACCCTGCGCTTCGCGCTCTCGTTCCTGCCGTGGCTGCTGTTCGTGAAGCGGCCGCCGGTGGCGTGGCGCTGGCTGGTCGGCAACGGCGTGTTCCTCGGCTTCGGCATGTTCGGGCTGCTGTTCATCGCGATGCGCGCCGACATCACCCCGGGCGTGGCCTCGCTGGTGGTGCAGACGCAGGCGTTCTTCACCATCGGCCTGTCGATGCTCCTGCTGGGCGAACGCCTGCGCGGGTTCCAGGCCGCCGGACTGGCGCTGTGCGTGGCCGGCATGGCGGTGCTGTTCGCCCATACCGACGCCTCGCTGACCGTGCGCGGCCTGATCCTGACGCTCGGCGCCGGGCTGTCCTGGGCGGTCGCCAACCTGATCGCCAAGCGCGCCGGCCGGATCGACATGCTCGGCTTCATGGTCTGGTCGAGCCTGTTCGCGGTGCCGCCGCTGCTGCTGGCGAGCCTCGTCTTCGAAGGCCCGCAGCGGATCGGCGAGGCGCTGGCGCAGGCCAACTGGATCGGCTGGAGCGCCGCGTTCTGGCAGGGCGCGGCGAACACGCTGTTCGGCTACGGCGCGTGGAACTGGCTGC is drawn from Thermomonas brevis and contains these coding sequences:
- a CDS encoding RelA/SpoT family protein: MTPGDPALALTDTVPDAAVPDYVRSLERAGYYLDEAQRAQLRRAWIAGAAAHEGQTRKSGEPYITHPVAVAQVLAELGLDVETLVAAILHDTIEDTPLTRADVAAQFGETVAELVDGVTKLDKLRFADRQEAAAESFRKMLLAMSRDLRVILIKLADRLHNMRTLGAQSAEARRRIAVETLEIYAPIAQRLGMNLIKAELQDLGFKALHPWRHAVIDKRIRSQPLVRREALGQIEARLAQRLALEKLEHRLVGRVKTPWSVYTKMRGQRRSFDQVMDVFGFRVVVDTVADCYHALGVVHAVYKPLDGRFRDFIAIPKANGYQSLHTVLFGPYGSPIEVQIRTREMDLIAERGVAAHWAYKIGVDGGGNSAQSRAAAWIANLVETQRGTGSSLEFLENVKVDLFPDEVYLFTPKGDILSLPRNSTALDFAYAVHTDVGNHAVTARVDKRLAPLRTKLASGQSVEIITAKSAAPTTQWLEFVATSKARTAIRQQLKQLEHEDAVQLGHYMLDRALGAQGTALDRIPMERLEAYLADNRYTRLEAMLADIALGNRMPSQVALALAQQQSAGGAQRPGAPAPQERILITGNERGVISFAQCCLPIPRDEIMGYHSAGKGIVVHRLECPNVAEYRKSPERWVAIGWDREVSGDFSSAIRIEVENRPGVLAQVAAAIANADSNIDRVEYLERDSNIAVLRFGIDVTDGRHLAEVIRGVRRLHVVQDVQRT
- the rpoZ gene encoding DNA-directed RNA polymerase subunit omega, whose product is MARITVEDCLQVVDNRFELVMMASKRARQLAGGVEPKLDNSEANDKPTVLALREIAARAIDTDFIDAVEKAERERKEREALEWAAAEVVAADDDMKGDD
- the gmk gene encoding guanylate kinase — translated: MRGTLYIVAAPSGAGKSSIVNAVLARDTNIRLSISFTSRGPRPGERHAEHYNFVTAEEFKGMIRAGDFFEYAEVHGDWKGTARQSVEPLLAAGHDVLLEIDWQGARQVRAKVPDAVSVFILPPSRAALEERMRKRGQDSEEVIQRRLAAAREEMSHYGEFDYVIVNEVFDVAVAEMCSIFTASRLRKDAQVARHARLITSLLVDP
- a CDS encoding AraC family transcriptional regulator, encoding MPHRHSGLDARLPGSNHFHGNIIAALLARAVELDVCSAPWFDGLRIGPADFDAPDPPCLSYREVCGILRRALASLPGEGHGLELGGRQSLSNFGVLGLAMLAAPTFREALHTGIRYAPISGAMLDLALADDPAGIAVTMRMYRPDPQLEVYLCEELVSSCLNLCRSVLGEAFRPERVELAYPPPPYAERYAPLLRAEVRFGCADSRIVVARRWLDLPMPAANPNTARQLAELCRAQMPPGQPAGGICAMVEQRLALQPAKAPRLAELAAELHMTERTLRRQLQAEGASYRALLDRVRERAARRLLRERALPLAQVAAAVGFSDPRDFRRAFKRWTGRLPGALRRGEATDDDQPSTITASTSNAAPLGSADTSMVERAG
- a CDS encoding YicC/YloC family endoribonuclease, which produces MIRSMTAFAAGERATEWGVLSGELRAVNHRFLELGLRLPEELRAFESPLRERVAARVSRGKLDLVIRLRAPESDAGLHLDDAMVADLARLNLDLTSKFPGLRTSLTELLQYPGVLRGRDADPEAMQREALALLDAVLDDFTAAREREGGKLAAVIAERADAIAKIAGEVRTLVPLIRAGQRQKLEARLADLAQPADPGRLEQELVIWLQKLDVDEELDRLDSHLVELRRILKGGKEPVGRRLDFLLQEFNREANTLGSKSVDARTSNAAVELKVLIDQIREQIQNIE
- a CDS encoding RidA family protein translates to MPRTAIHTDSAPAAIGPYSQATRAGNTVFFSGQIPLDPATGDLVGAGDVAAQARRAFENLKAVCFAAGGTMDDIVRVGLYLTDLSQFGAVNAVMGEYFAQPYPARSTIEVSALPKGAAFEVDAVMVLG